The Aestuariibaculum lutulentum genome segment TCAGAATCGGTAATTCGAAAAAGTAAAGAAGTAAACGGTATTACAGTTTATCAGGATACTAACAATTCCAGCAACGATTTTATGGTGTTATCGCACCCTGAAGTCATTATAGAATAAGCTTTTAAGAAATTAAATTTTACGTTGCGAACTAATAAAGTTATGAAGCAGTATTTTCTTTTTTTGCTAGGTTTTAGTGTCAGTTTAGTTGGTTTCGGTCAACAAAAAGCTGATAGTATTCAGGATCCTGTGCGTCAAATTTTTGCTCAAGATTTAGTGCAGGAGTTAAGCAAATTTCCTTTAAACTATCAGTTTACCTCAATTAAAGATTATACGGCTTCAGCTTTATATTTTAAAACCGAAAGCGGTGATTTAAAAGATGGACGTACACCCGAAACCATAAATAACTTTGGTTTAAAAACTCAAGGGTTGTACCGCAATAAAAAAGGCGTATTGTTTTTTGGTGATATTTCCATTTCAAAAGAATTTTATAAAAACTTAAAGTGGAATCTGTCTTACGATTTACCTGAAAATGGAGTAATGAGCGATCCGCATTATTTCGGCGTTTCAAAAGGAGGAAACTGGAGTAATCAGGAGTATGATATAAACGGCGGTTTTATTTTGCCTGTAAGTTTTAAAATTAAACTTTTACTAAATACGAATTACACGTTGTTTAATAAGTATCGTATTGATTTAGACCCCAGACCAGAAATAACCTGTAATAACTTAGATGTTAATCTGGGTTTAAGTTATAAGTTAGCTGAAAAACATCATATAAAAGCATCGTTTTCTTACGGGTATACTCATGGTGATAATGAGATCAAGTTTTCTAATAATGATAAAAACCTACCTGCTAATTACGATATTTATGTGAGATGGATGTCAGGTTACGGTTCTTTATCAAGTCCGTTTAAAAATTCTACGCAGCGCCGCTTCACCGAGCATCAGGCTCATTTAGGGTACACGTTCCAGACGGAAAATTTAACTATAATGGCAGATGCCTTGTATAAAGCAGCAGACCAGCTTACGTATAGAAATAATGGAGTTGTAGATAAAGATGATACCTCAAATTATTTTGCAAGTTATAAACCAGAATCATTTTCGGTACATGTTTTAGGTTTATATAAAATAACACCTTTGAAACAGGTAAAGTTTAATGTAAGCGGCGATTTTAGTTCTGGAAATAATTTTTGGTATGCTAAAGGCGGAAAAACTTATTCAGCTCAGGAAAATGCTTTGAAAGCAGGGGTGTCGTACTTAAATTTTAGTTCAGAAAAGATATTTTGGGATATGGGGTTGAGTACAAAAATTTGGAATGTAGAACAACGTGATGCTTTGGCGACAACTTCTTCAAATTATACAAATTTAGATTTTCAACCTTACATTATGCGTTCGTTTGCCGTTTCAGATAATATGGCTTTAAGTCCGTTTTTTAAAAGTACATTGAGGTTGAATCTTGATGAATTGTATATTCAGGGAAATACTTCAGATTTAGAAAATATTCAGGAAAACGATTTTGCAGCTTACGCGCAGCGCGATTTTTATAGCGAAGTGATTATTCCAAACCATGAATTATACAGTGCGAATCAGTTAAATTTAAGTGGCGGAACTTTTATTAATATCAATTCTCAAAAGCATTATAATGTAAGTCTGAAATTGCAGGCTGGTTATCAGATTGCTTTACAACAAATGCATGCATTTTCAAGTTCAGACCCTTCACGTTTTAGCGGGCTTGCCAGCTTAACTATTAGCTATTAAAGATGAAAAAATATAGTTTTATTCCAATACTGGTTTTAGTAGTGCTTTTTTCAGCATTTAAAACCTATCAGTATTATGATATTAATGTACTTAGAGAGCAATATAGTAGTGGCGATTATACGCAATGGCCGGCACCCGATTTAGATTCGATAACCGCTATTAACTTTCAAGATATTGGTCATTTAGATGCTGTTGTTCATCCTGAAACGAATCCGTATTCTAAAGAAAAAAGAGAGTTGGGGAAAACGCTGTTTTTCGATCCGCGTTTATCGTCCAGCGGACAAATAGCCTGTGCCAGTTGTCATGATTCCGAAATTGGCTGGAACGACGGAAGAAGAACCAGTTATGGGCATAACCGCCAATTGGGGCGAAGAAATTCTATGACGATTTTAAATGTCGCTTACGCTGAAAAATTATTTTGGGATGGCAGGTCAGGCGGTCTTGAAGATCAGGTTAATTTCCCTATTAAAGATTCATTGGAAATGAATTTTCACATTAATCTGGCTGTCGATACCATATCTAAAATTGAAGGATATAAAGCACTTTTTGAAAAAGCCTTTGGTACATCACAAATATCTGAGCAAAGAATAAGAAAAGCTATTGCAACTTTCGAACGTTCTATTGTTAGTGAGAGTACTAAATTTGATAAGTTTATTTCCGGTAATTCAGAAGTATATTCAGATGAAGAAGTTTTAGGTTTGCATTTGTTTAGAACCAAAGCCAGATGTATTAATTGCCATAATTCAGGATATTTTTCAGATAATCAGTTTCACAATACCGGATTAACTTATTATGGTCGTCCGTTTGAAGATTTAGGGCTTTATGAAGTTACTGGAAAGAAAGAAGATGTCGGGAAATTTAAAACATCGAGTTTAAGAGAAATATCCAGAACGCGACCATACATGCATAATGGATTATTTCCACATCTAGAAGGTGTGGTAAATATGTATAACGCTGGGATGCCGCAGCCTAAACGCAAAGCACATCAATTAAATGATACACTTTTTCCAACAACCTCACCTATATTAAAAGCCTTGCAATTAACAGTAGAGGAAAAAGGCGCATTGGTCGCGTTTTTAGAAACTTTAGAGTCCAGACGACATAGAGAATCGCCTCCGGAATTACCAATGTAAAAGGTTGTGAAGTTTATATTATAAAATCCTGAAACAGTATTATTTCAGGATTTTTTTATACGTGTCATTTTATATTATATGTAGTAAAATTAGTATTGTTTTGTGAGAATAGCGAAAAGATGTAAATAAATTTTGTATATTCTCAGTTGAATTCCCAATTCTTCCCATGATTTATTTTTAAGGATAGGTTTACCTGTTTTAAGTAAAATCTTAGACTTGGTTATGTTAAAATTTAAAAATATCTCAAAAAATACATCGAAATACACTTTGATGCGTGTAATATTTTTATTAATATTATAAAACTGAATATCAGTTGTTTAAGTTCTTTTTTGTAGTGTTTGATTAAGTTTATTTAACCGAAACATGATAAAAATCATAGTTTCAAAATTCAAGTAAAATGTATATTTGTCGTATAATTTAAAACATAAAAGTGATGAGTAAATTTAGAAAAATAGGCGTAACTGTATTAGGATTAGTCCTGATACTATTTGTAGGTTTAAGTCAGGTTCAGGCACAGGAATATAATTTAGTAAACAAAGAATCTTCATTAAAAGTTTACGGAACCTCAAGTTTACACGATTGGCATATTGATGCTGAAAATCAATCAGGTAAAATAAAATTTTCTAGCACAGAAGCGTGCACAATAGACCAGCTTACTTTAGATATTGTAACTGAAAGCTTAAAAAGTGGAAAATCTGGTATGGATAAAAACACTTACAAAGCTTTAAATTCAAGCAAGTATAAATCTATAACCTTTAAATTAACTAAAGTTAATACTGTTACAGATAAAGGGTCCGGTGTTTACGAAGTAAAAGCGCAAGGAGACTTATCTATTGCCGGAACAACTAAAAATGTTCCAATGAATTTTAAAGTTACTATTAACGGTTCTAAAATTACATTAGATGGAGAAAAAACGTTTAAAATGACAGATTTTAAAGTTGACCCTCCTACAGCCATGTTCGGAACCATCACTACTGGCGATGAAGTAACAGTAAAATACTCAACCGTATTAAAATAAATCAAATTTTCAACCACATATTTTTATAAATCAATTTAAAACACTTTACAACTTAAACAATTAGAATCATGAAATCAATTTTCAAAAATGCAATTTTAGGCGTAGCCTTACTAGCAGGAGTTAGTTTTTATGCGCAAAATAATAGAGATTTAGATAATTACAGGCAACCAGACCAAAGAGGTGTAAATGTCTTCGAACCACAAAAAGATACCATTTCTAGTTTCGATGGTCTTAAAGTACGTGTGGGTGGTTCGTTCGCTTTACAATTTCAAGGGTTAGACCATGAAAATTCAGGTACAGTACCATTAGCTGAAATAGGTTCAAATTTCAATCTTGCAACAGCAAACTTAGATTTAGATGTAGCGCTTTATGATGGTGTTCGTATGCACTTAAGAACCTATTTATCATCTCGTCACCACCCGGAACCATATGTAAAAGGTGGGTATTTCCAAATTGATAAATTAGATTTTATCAGCGAAGGATTTTTAAGTGAGTTTATGAAACATACGACCATTAAAATTGGACATATGGAGAATAACTACGGTGATGCACACTTTAGAAGAACAGATAATGCGCAAGCCATTTACAATCCATTTGTTGGTAACTTAATTATGGATGCTTTCACTACAGAAGTAGGAGCTGAAGTTTATTATAACACCAATTCAGGTCTATTTGGTATGGTTGGTTTTACTAATGGTAAATTAAACCAATCTGTAGAAGCTGGTTCTAATGGAACAACTGGAGGTGCTGCTTTCTTAGCTAAATTAGGATACGATAACCAAATAAACGACGATTTAAGATTACGTTTAACAGGTTCGTTATATAACACAGGTTACGCATCTAGATTGTACTTATATAGTGCAGACCGTACAGGTTCTAGATATTACCATGTAATGCAAGCAGAAGCTGCAACTTCAGATAACTTTAGATCTGGTCGTTTTGCTCCAAGTTTTAGCGGTAGTATTACATCTTTCATGATTAACCCATTTGTAAAATACAAAGGTTTAGAGTTATTTGGTACTATTGAAAGTGCTACAGGTGGTGACGATGATAGAAATACTATGCAATATGCAGGAGAAGTTATTTACCGTTTTGGTCAAGATGAAAAATTCTTCTTAGGAGGTCGTTATAATACAGTAGATTCTGAGGAAACTTTTGGAGATGTAACTATCGACAGATTCCAATTAGGTGCTGGATGGTTCATGACTAAAAATGTACTTTTAAAAGCTGAATATATGAACCAAACTTATGATGGTTATACAAACAGCGTTTATGAAGACGGTAAATTCAATGGATTAATGATGGAAGCTGTAATTAGTTTCTAAAATAAAAATAAGAACGATTAATAGCTAAATAGTAGTAGATAAAGTCTCTAAAGTATTGTTAAATAGTTAAACTTTCGACTAAACAATTACTTTAGAGACTTGTTTATTATCTTTATAAAAGAATTAAAAGAAAAAGAAAAATGAGAAGAGTTGTGTTCATAGTGTTTATACTAGCAGCATTAGCTTTTACAAATAAGGATACTGCGGTAAATAACACGTCGATTGTTGTGTCTTCAAAAAGTACATTAGTAGTTAAAGGTACAACCAATGTAAATACTTTTAAATGTGTTTTTGATTCCAAACGTCTTAAAAATCCAGTATCTGTAACTTATTTTTCAAATGGAGAAAAATTAAAATTTAGAGAAACAGCGCTGGTTTTGGACAATGGTTGTTTCGATTGTGGCGGAAAAGGTATTAATAGAGATTTTCAGAAAATTCTGAAATCAGAAAGCTATCCGCAGATTAAACTCATTTTAAAAGAAACCAGTAGTTTGGAAGATAAAAATAATGTTCAAACATTGGTAGATGTTGAAATTGCCGGAATTAAAAGAGAGTATAAAATACCAGTTACTGTAAAAAAGAATGGTAGTACTTTAATCAATGGCGGTTTAAAAGTGTGTTTAAGCGATTATAATTTAGAACAACCTAAGAAAATGTTTGGTCTAATTACAGTTGACAATGAAATATTCATAGATTTTAATTTAGTAGTAGAATAAATAAAAGATTCTTTTAAAAAAAATATAAAAGGCTTCACAATACTTTGTGAAGCCTTTTTTTATGAATATGTCCGGTGAGGTTAAATAAAATGAAATGTGGTTGAACATTTGAACCTTTATTTAAACATGCGTTTTAATTGATTAAAATGAAACCTTAGTTTGATAGAAATGTCTACCACATCAACTTAATAATATTCTTTTTTTGTAAGTAACTAGTCTTAATAAAATAATGAATTACAAAAAAGGAAAATTGAAAAGGGAAATTATCACATTCCTATTAGTTATTTTAATAACGCAATTAGGGATTTCACAAACCGGTAGAAAAGTAGAATCGTTTAATGAAGGATGGCAGTTTAAAAAAGGACCATTTACAACAGACAACATAGCGTTTATGCAAGACTGGGATAAAAAGTGGACGGATGTAAAAATACCACATACCTATAATGCTAAAGATATGCAAGTTGAGCACGGTGTGTTTTACCAAGGCGAAGCATATTACAAAAAGTCCTTTTTAGTCGATGAAGCATTAAAACATAAGCGTCTGTTCTTAAAATTTGAAGGCGTTGGTCAGGTGGCTGATTTGTATGTTAATGGCGTGTTTGTTGGTAATCACAAAGGCGGATATTCAGCCTTTTCTTTTGAAATTACAAAAGCTGTAAATTTTGGTGAAGAGAATACTTTTGTGTTGAAAGTAAATAACGAAGCACGTCAAGATGTTATTCCTATAAACCATAATTTATTTGGTGTTTACGGCGGAATTCATCGTCCGGTTTGGTTAATAACCACTAATCAAATTAATATTGATGTCACCGATCATGCTTCAAATGGCGTGTATATCTCTCAGGAAGTCATAGATAATAAAAAGGCAAATGTTTCTGTAAAAGTGAAACTTTCAAGTAAACTGAAAAATCTTCAGCAGGTTAATTTAGAACATAAAATATATAATCAAGAAGGTAAATTAGTGACTAAAAAAGACGAAAAAGTTTCTCTAAGTCCGCAGGGTGTTCAAACATTTACAACATCATTAATCTTAAATAAACCTCATTTGTGGCAAGGCCGTAAAGATCCGTATTTGTATAAAGTGGTAACGGCCATTACTGAAGGAGCTATGGTTTTAGATGAAATTACTCAGCCTTTAGGAATTAGAAAAGTTGAGGTTGTTGCTGGTGAAGGCGTGTTTTTAAATGGAGAAAAATACCCGATGTATGGCGTGTGTCGCCATCAGGATTGGTGGGGTATTGGTAATGCCTTAGAGAAAGAACAACACGACATCGATTTAGAGATGATTATGGAAGTGGGAGTAACCACCGTACGTTTGGCACATTATCAGCAATCTGAATATTTTTATGCAAAATGTGATAGTTTAGGGTTATTGGTTTGGGCTGAAATTCCGTTTGTTAATCGTGTAAGCGGTCAGGAAAGCGATAATGCTAAGTCTCAATTAGTAGATTTAATTCGTCAAAATTATAACCATCCATCCATTTACGTTTGGGGACTTCATAACGAAGTGTATAAACCTCACGATTATACGGCCCAATTAACTAAAGAACTTCACGATTTGGCAAAATCTGAAGATCCGGGGCGCTTCACAGTTGCAGTAAATGGTTACGGGCACATGGATCATCCGGTAAATTTAAATGCAGATATTCAGGGAATGAACAGATATTATGGTTGGTATGAAGGCAAAGTGGACGGTTTAGACACATGGGCAAAGGGACTTCAGCAAAATTACTCGGAGTATAAAGTGATGCTTACCGAATACGGTGCAGGAGGAAACCCAAATCATCAAACCGAATTTTTGGGTGACACCTGGAATTATACACTGCCTTTTTATCCTGAAACCTATCAAACAAAAACTCATGAAATTCAGTATGGACACATAAAGAATAATCCAAATATTTTGAGTTCTTATGTGTGGAACATGTTTGATTTTTGTGTGCCAAAATGGAATAATGGTGGTATTGAAGCCCGCAATCACAAAGGATTGGTAACTTTCGATAGAAAGACTAAAAAAGATGCGTTTTACTGGTATAAAGCCAATTGGAGTAAAGAACCGGTTTTGTATTTAGCAGAGCGCCGAATGGTAGAGCGCGAAAAGCAAAAAACTAATATAAAAGTCTATTCAAATTTAGGCGAACCTAAAGTGTATTTAAACGGTACTTTGTTAGAAAATCCTAAAATGGGAACGACAGACGTATGTTATATTTTTGAAAATGTAAATCTTACAAAAGAGGGAAATACCATTAAAGCTGTAGCTGAAAAGGACGGTAACACATTTGAAGATGTTATAAAATGGAATTTTACTTCCGAAAAAACAAAGGACTATAACATAAAAGAAAACACAAAAGCACATGCTGGTTTTTAAGAGAATAGTGTTACAGAAAAAAGGCTTCACAAAAATATCGTGAAGCCTTTTATGTATATAAAGGGTTGGTTAGTGGCTATTGTTTTTTTACACTGCCAGAAGAACTACTGTTTTTGTTTACTTGTTCAGGTTCTCCTAAGTATTTAATATCGGCACCACTACTGGCATCAGCTGTTAATTCTTTTGAAGTGTTTACCGTAATATCAGCGCCGCTTGTGGCTTTCACCTGACTTGATTCTGCAATAAGGTTAGCACCTTTAAAATCACTTCCACTTGTCGATTCCACAATAAGTTTTTTCGTGGTTCCTGATACTTTTAAATCACTTCCGCTTGTGGTTTTACAGGTTAAACTATTCGTGTTAACATCTAGTTTCATGTCACTTCCGCTGGTTGATTCTAAATGTAAATCATTAACCATGATGGTATTGGTAGAATATACGTCGCTGCCACTGGTTGATTTGATACTTGAGATATCCGTAAAGCTCACCATTACTTTTTTAGATTTACATCTGCCAATGTTCTTTTCACAATGGATTTTTAAAGTACCATCAATAACTTCAGTAATAATAAGGCTTTGTAAATTTTCGTCGGCTTCTACAGTTACTCCTGTCTTGTCACTTTGTGTTAGGTAAACGTCAAGCCCTTCGGTGGCTTTAATCGTTGAGAAAGGTTCTGAAATGTTACGTTCTTCAGTTGTTACATTGCCATTGCCTTTTACTCCTGAGTTGAAGTTAATATCGAAATTGCAAGAGAATAGACTCAAGCTTAATATGGTGGTTACGATAATTTTGATTAGTGTTGTCATGACTGTTCGTTTTTTGATTGATTTATTTAGTTCAAATATCTGGTTTTATAGTTTTGATGAATAACTTAAATGATTGAACTGTTGTTTTTTGATGATGAATTGTTAATTGTTTTCTTCCTCGATTTCCTCTGAAGTGATATTAATGCCTGTTGAGTCGATTTTTACGCGGACATTTTCAGAATTGCCATTAATACCATTCTCGTCAATTTTTAAAATTTGTTTGTCTCCGGTTTTAATTTCAATACCCTTATCGTTAATTTTTACCTGAGGCATATCAATGTTAATTTCAATATCATTGTCTTCCTCTTCATCATTTTCTGTTTCACAAGTATCGCAAATAACAGTATCGTTGTTTATTGTTAAATAATGATTTACTTGATTAGAAGACACTATGTTGTTAGAATGCGTTCTGTAATTTAAAAACGATTCAGTGTTTTTGGTGAATTTAACTACGCTTCCAACTGGTAAATACAGCGTAATTAATACTTCCTGCTCACAGTATTTATTAGAAATTGGTGTGGTGAAGTATGGGTCTAAAATTAATTCATGACTATTAAAAGTATAGCTGTATTCAATATTTTTAGCGCGATCTAAAGCCTTTTCGTAATTTCTACCATCGGCACTTTTCTCTATACGGATAGATGCTAAACTATCAGTAGTTGACTTTACTTGAATTCTTAGATCTTTACTAAAGATGTTCTTCTTACCATCATGGTTAGTGGCTACTTTAAAGTCATTACTTCTGTAAAACGGATTTTTAAAAATATCGTTATCAGCAAAGCTTACCATTAAAGTGTCGGTTACAGTGTTTTCTAACGACATTTTTTCAATGTAGTGTTCGTTATAAGCATGCTCGCTCACTTCTTTAATCGTTATAATTGTTAGACCTATAATAGAAAACAGCCATAATCCTAATAACGATAACTTAGCAACTTTACCTATAGATTTCAGATTGGTAATTAGAATTCTTAATCCTAAATAAAATAGGAAGAAAAACGGAATACCAACGGCTAAGAAGGCAAGGACTGATGCCAACCAAACAGGAGTTCCTCCGGCATTTACAATGCCTACTAAATCTGTTCCAGGAATAACATCTATCGCCCCTAATGAAAACCATCCAATAATTAAAGCAATTAAGGTAGACGCTCCTATCAGGATTAAAATAAGACCGATAAATTTGGCTATAATCTTAAAGAAGAACATAATAACATCGGCAAGGGTATCGAAAAATGTTCTTGAACTCGATTTTATTTTATTGCCTTGCTTTTTTATGTCAACCTTCTTCGCAGCTCCCGATACCGAATCAGATACGTTTTTAGCTACATCAGAAACTGTTTCGCTTACCGAATCGAATCCGTCCTTAATTTTTTTTTCGATGTTGCTAATATTCACCGGTTCACCGGTCATCATTAGTTTTTCGGCAGTGGTTTTAGCTTCAGGAACTAATATCCAAAGTAAAATGTAGATAATTATACCTGTTCCAAAACCAGCGACTACTAATAAAATCCATGCTAAACGAATCCATATAGTATCTATACCAAAGTAATGAGCTAACCCAGCCGAGACTCCACCTATATAAGAATTGTCGGTATCTCTAAATAGTTTTTTGTTAGCTTTCGATTTGTTTGATGAAAAAGCTTGTGGCTCATCTTCGAATATTTCGTCGTCTACAAGATAGTCTTCCGGTTGCCCCATAATAGAGATTACCTCGTCTACCTCTTTATTGCCAATTACCTGTCTTTCGCTTTGCAAACGCTCACTAAATAGTTCGGCAATACGAGTTTCAATATCTGCAATAATTTCTGCACGTCCTTGAGAGTCGGTAAATGAACGTTTTATAGCCTCAAGATAGCGCTGTAATTTTAAGTATGCATCTTCATCAATATGGAAGAATATACCTGCTAAATTTATGTTGACTGTTTTATTCATTTTTGTTTGCTTTTGTGTTGGTTACTATGTTAACGGCGTTTTGTAATTCGCTCCAAGTGGTATCTAATTCTTTTAAAAATAATTTTCCTGTTTCGGTTAAACCGTAATATTTTCTGGGTGGTCCCGAAGTGCTTTCTTCCCAACGGTAATTAAGAAGTCCGGCGTTTTTTAGTCTTGTTAGTAGTGGGTAAATCGTGCCTTCTACCACAAGCAGTTTTGCGTCTTTTAAAGTGTCTAAAATTTCTGCTACATATGCATCGTCGTCTTTTAAGACCGATAGTATGCAGAATTCTAAAACGCCTTTACGCATTTGTGCTTTTGTGTTCTCTATCTTCATGTTCTAAAGCATTTTAAGGTTGTAAAACTGTTCATTTTTTGATTGATGTTTGATTGATGAAAACTGAAATAATTCAGTATATAATTGATGAAATTATTTTAAAAAATTAATGGTTAAAGGATATTGATAATACTCCCCATCTCTGGCTTTTAAGCTGGCAACGATAATAAAAACCAGTTCCATAATAAAGCCTATAACTGCAATGATTCCTAAAAATCCGCCAACAAATAATAGTGGTGAAGCTTTGTGAAAATCGAAATGGAAACCATCAAAATTGAAAATATTTATACCGCTAAAAATCTTAAAAACAAAAAATGGTATGGTTAAGGTTCCTAAAATAATGGCATATAGTAATATGCTTATTTGAAAGTTAATAGCCTGTTTGCCATGAGCGTCTATAAACTCCGACTTATCTTTATTCGTTATCCATAGGATGATTGGTCCAAGGAAATTTCCAAACGGAACTATAAACCTGCTGAAGGTTGATAAGTGGATGAATGTTGCGATGTTTTTTTGATGTTGGTCTAGCATGATTAAAAACATATAATAGTTTCTTATGCAAATATATGTCTTAAAACAGGTATTATGTTACGCATAGTACTTAAAATTAACAAAAATTTAACAAATTAAAATGTGCATTATTTTTATACCTTAGTAAAAACTAAACCTAAATATTCATGAGTATAACTCCCAGGAAATTAAATGCTTTTACTTTGTTTAAGCTGCCTTCAGCTTACTTTTGCGGTGTACGAACCAAGTATCTTGATGATAAAAAGTGTGTGGTTTCGGTAAAATATCGGTGGATAAATCAAAACCCATTTCGCTCTATGTTTTGGGCGGTACAAGGCATGGCCGCCGAACTTTCTACAGGAGCTTTAATGATTGATAAAATTCAAAATTCAGGAAAGAAGATCTCCATGTTGGTTACCTCTAATACAGCAGTTTTTACTAAAAAAGCAACGGGAAGAATCACTTTTACATGTTATGATGGGGCTTTAATTGATGACTGTTTACAGAAAGCAA includes the following:
- a CDS encoding DUF4442 domain-containing protein, with amino-acid sequence MSITPRKLNAFTLFKLPSAYFCGVRTKYLDDKKCVVSVKYRWINQNPFRSMFWAVQGMAAELSTGALMIDKIQNSGKKISMLVTSNTAVFTKKATGRITFTCYDGALIDDCLQKAIETVEGQTVKLRSVGLNSEGVEVSSFEFEWSVKVKS